The Balneolaceae bacterium genome segment AGTCGGCATATTCATGGTAGCCGTAGATGTTGCCGATGGCCCCGCAGTCGGAAACCACGTAGCCGTTGAAATTCCACGACCCGCGCAGCATGTCCCGCAGCAAAGCTTCATCCGCACAGGCAGGGATGCCGTTGATGCGGTTGTAGGCGCACATCACGCCCTCCACCTCCGCATCATTCACCAGCATTTCGAAGGGCGGCAGGTAGGTTTCGGTCAGGTCCCTCGGACTGACCGCCGCATCGAAGGAACTGCGCCCGGCCTCTGGACCGGAATGCACGGCGAAATGCTTGGCGGCGGCCGCGGCTTTCAGATATTCCGGGTGGCCGCCCTGCATGCCGCGGACTAAGGCGCTGCCGATGCTCCCTGTAAGCAGGGGATCCTCCCCGTAGGTTTCCTGTCCCCTGCCCCATCGGAGGTCTCGGAAAATATTGACGGTGGGTGACCAGAACGTGAGTCCGGCATACTGTCCGCGGTTGCCCTGACGGCGGGCCAGGTTGAACTTGGCGCGGGCTTCTGTGGAGATGGCCTCCCCCACGCGGTGGATCTGTACCGGATCGAAGGTGGCGCCAAGATTAATGGCCTGGGGAAAAACGGTGGCCCGACCGTTGCGTGCCACCCCGTGCAGAGCCTCATTCCACCAGTGATAGGGCGGAATGTCCAGGCGCGGGACGCCCGGACTGTCGGCCAGCAGCAGGTCGATTTTCTCGCCGGATTCCAGCGCTCCGATCAGCGCCTCCACCCTTTGGGGGATGTCCATCTCCGGGTCTTCCCACGCGCGTTCCTGGGCCCGGGTCGTTGATACAAAAACGGCGCAACTCAGCATCACAAAGCAGACAGTTATCCGGAAAGAAAGCCGTCGAATGTTAAGCCAAGTTGGCATAGCGGTAAAAATAATGGCGCATGACATATAATGACTGATGGGATTATAGGCAAAAAATTCTCCTCATTCGAAAGCCGTTCATGACCCTTCTCCGAAGGCCAGCAGACGTTCTGCCATCGACATATTGAGTATTTATATTTAAATCATCTATTTATAATGTAACGCGTGCAATATGAAATTGAGAGCCATAACTCATGCAGTGTGATATCACGAAAATGAAATATGGAAGCGAAGATAGCCGTTGACCACAATAGCCGACCACCCTTAAACTAATTGTATAATACAGGTAGAGACGTCATGGCAAACAAACCCATTCAGAAAACTACCCTGGCCGTGCTTGTTCTGTCCTTAGTAGGTTTCCTGCTGCCCGTATCCGCCGGGGCCCAGCAGAGCCATGAGCTTCGGCTTACCGGGGATAAAACGGTTCCGCCGGTTGGAACCGGCGCTTACGGCAAGCTGATCGTACGCTTCGCCGATGACACCCTCACCGTTTCGGGTTCCTTTGAGTCGCTAACTGGGCAATATCACAGCGCGGGCATTTTCGTAGGCCCCGAGGACGAGCGAGGCAACAGGCTCTTCCTGCTCACCGTGGATCTGAACGAGGAAAAGACCGGGGGTGAATTTCTCGCCGAAAAAAACAAGTTCCATCTCAACGAACCCCAAAAGATGTGGCTGGCCGAAGGGGAATTCTACATCAGCATATCCTCCTACGAACACGTCAATGGGGAGATCCGTGCGCAGCTGCCCGCCATGGGCAGCGGGTCGATTCCCTGATCACCGTAGGAGGCCAGCCTCACCAGGGGCAGGCATGGCGAACAGATGATCGGGTGACCCATGCCCCCAGTTGAAGGGGGGATATTTCGGGAAAACGCTTATCTTCCCTCATGAGTACATGGTCCGACATAGAAGAACTCTGCGGCCGAAGCAGCGAGCAGTGCGACCGCCTGGTCGATGAATTCCTGCTTTACTACGCAGCCCAGCGTGAACGATTGGACCGGGAGATGGACAAGCGATTCGCGCGCTTCCGGCACGTCACCCGCCAGCTCCCGGCAAGCTGGGAGAACAGCTGCAAGGCGCAGTATATAGCATACCGTCTCTTTAGGGAGGGGGGACTGATCCGCGCTTACCTCAAGCATGCTGCCCTCCAGGGGCTCAGCGACGACGACCGCAGATATCTGGAACACCAGGCAGATCATCCCTGGCGTTTCTCCTTCAGCCAAATTGTTTCACAGCCCGAACGTCACTTCTTTGAGATGAAAGACGTGTTCACCGGGGATACTTTTCTGCTCTACTCACCCGGCACAACCCGGGAACTCCAGCTTCGCCGTCCTGTCATGTGGTTTAACCTGCTGGATTACAACGGGTCCTGTTGGCAGACCTACGGTCCCATCTGTCCCTTCTGGGGATTCGAACCGGAGGATATCCTCTTCTATTTCCGGCAGCTTCGTCCCCGCAACGCCGGTGAAGATCCTGCTGCATTGCTGAAAGACCTGGACCGTAATCCGGTGCCCTACATGGCCCTCTTTGCCAAAAGTCAACTGCCCCTGACCTTCCATAAAAACCACCAGTTTAAATATCATTTCGCGGAGTATCTCGACGATTCCTTCGACTCCGAGCCATTTAAAATGCACTTCCGGAGCGAATACGCGGAGGGGGTGTACCGGTTTACCTCACTTGAGATGGGTGAGTTTCCGCACTTCGCCACCGTATTTTATGAAGAGGACGAAGAGCTGCTCACCCTTTATGCCCATACGGCCGCAGGCTTCGAGATGCTGATCCGTGACCTGAACAGCTACGGTTATGAGCTTTTACCCAATCCGGATATCTGCGTAAATATCGCCATGCACACGACCGCCCAGACGCTTCTGGGAAGAGAGATTACCATCCTTCCCTACGGTGAGCTTTTCAGAGAGGAAGTCGACGAGGTTGATCGACAGATGCTGGATAAGATGAACACATTCTTTGCGGCTTACATGGAAGACCACAATGCAGGGAAAGCGACCGACATCGAACATCTGGCGAAAATGTCCGGTCTGGAACTTGAAACTGCGCGGGACCTGGTCCGGCAAGTGACGGAAACGTTCCGGAGAATGGGCGGGTAAAAGTATTAGCATATCTACTTCCATAGTTATCTTTCGGAACCCATCTTTACAATTAGAGGGAAAAGCAGGAGCATGTCTCCACCTGTGACTCTTCCCCACTTTAAGGCCGGATTCACGTACAAACATTAAAATTCTCGATTTTTAATGTTTGGTCTTGCCAGCCGCTGTGTCTCCATTCCCAAGGAGTCGCTTCCGTTTACAACATCACTCTGCAGGAGACAAAGGATCCAGTGCGCCCTGTAAGTCTGCCTCTTATCCGTCGGAAATGGAAAGCACCGCCGACCCCTCAAAGTTGCCCTCCCTTAAATCCTCGAGCGCCTCGTTGGCCTGCTTCAGCGGGTAGCTCGTCACCCGGCTTTTAATCGGAATTTCGGGCGCCAACTTCATGAACTCCTCCCCGTCGCGCGTCGTCAGGTTGGCCACCGACTGGATGCTGCGCTCCTCCCAGAGCAGGCGGTATGGAAAGGAGGGAATGTCGCTCATGTGGATGCCGGCGCAGATCACGCGCCCGCCCTTCTTCACGCTGCGGAGAGTCTGGGGCACCAGCGGTCCCACCGGGGCGAAGATGATGGCGGCATCCAGCGGCTGGGGAGGAAGGGTCTCCGAACCCCCGGCCCAGGTGACCCCCCGTTCCAATGCAAAGAGCTGACCCTGCTTGTCACCCGGCCGGGTGAAGGCGTAGGCCTCGCGGCCCTGGTGGAGAATAACCTGGGTGAGAATGTGCGCCGAGGAGCCGTAGCCATAGAGGCCGATGCGTTTGCCCTCCCCTGCCATGCGCAGGGCACGGTAGCCAATCAAGCCCGCGCATAGCAGGGGCGCCGCCTGATTGGCATCGTAGGATTCGGGAACGGGAAAGCAGAAGCGATGGTCGGCGACCGTATATTCGGCAAATCCCCCGTTGCGGTCATAACCTGTGAAGCGGGCATCGTCGCATAAGTTCTCCTTGCCCGCCCTGCAATATTCGCAGGAGCCGCAGGTGCCTCCCAGCCAGGGAACCCCCACCCTGTCGCCTTCCCGGAAGCCTTCCACGCCGGCCCCGGCCTCCTCCACCACGCCCACGATCTGGTGGCCCGGGACCAGCGGCAGGCTGGGCTCTTTCAGCTCCCCGTCCAGTATGTGAAGGTCGGTGCGGCACACCCCGCAGGCCTGCACGCGCAGCAGAAGCTCGTCCTCTCCGGGCGTGGGCCGGGGCAGCTCCTGCAGGCGCAACGGCTCGCCGGGCGCATGAAGTACCATCGCTTTCATAGGGGTAAAAATTACGAAATACATACCACCCGCAAAACGGGACGGAACGTGGTCGGGGCGGTCCAGCGCGCGGTGCCAGGTTGCGCGCAACGGCTGGGGTAATTGGTAATCCGTTAAATGCTTTCTATATATCTATATTTACTGTTTTATAAGTAATATTTATTAATTTAAACTTATACAACCACAATTAGACCGCTTCCCTTACGGGAGATCTGTCAGATAATTACCTGGTCGCTCATGAACTTTGGCCTTAATTTATTTTGAAATATTGTATTTTTATTATAAAGCAGTAAATTTTGATATATGAGCAAATTAGGCGCACACATTCGATGGCATCGCAGCAGAAGCGGGCTTACGCAGGCTGAACTGGCCGACCTGGCGGGGGTAGGAAAGACCGCCGTCTTTGATATAGAGCACGGCAAGTCCACCGTGCAGCTTGACACCCTGCACAGGATCTGCCGTGCCCTGAACATGACCCTCCGCCTGGAGAGTCCCCTGATGGATCAGTGCAGAAAGGAGGTGGAGCGTGCGTAAGGCCCTTGTACAACTTCACGGCCGCCCTGCCGGCCACCTCACGCAGGAGGATGGAGACGTCTTTGCGTTCGCCTACGCCGAGGACTATGACGGGCCGCCTGTCTCGCTCACCCTGCCGGTGGACGGGGGACCCTGGCGATGGGAGCATTTTCCGGACGTTTTCGAGGGAATGCTTCCTGAGGGGGTGAATCGGGAATCCGCGCGGCGCGACCACAACCTGGAGGAGGACGACCTCTTCGGGCTGCTTCTTGCGGTTGGCGGGGACACGGCGGGAGCGCTGCAGGTGTATCCCGCCATGGAAGAGACGCCGGAAGCGGGGGACCACCCATGAGCCGCTGCCTGATCACCTACGAGGAGATATCCGGGGACGGTGACTACAGCTCCACCGGGCTGGGCCGGCTCAATCCCGCCCTCAAGGAGCTGCGCCCCCTGCCCCTGGACCACCGGGAGCAGCTGCGCGAGGCGCGCGACCGCGCCGCCGTCATGGCCCTGCCCGGCCTGCAGCGCAAGATGAGCGCCCGCCTCAGCCTGAAGGAACGGAGATTTCTGCCGGTTCGCAGCCACGGCATCTACCTGCTCAAACCCTCCCTGCTCGAATTCGAACAGGTGCCCGAAAACGAGGACCTGACCATGCGCCTGGCGGGGCTGGCCGGCATCGAGGTGCCCCTGCACGGGCTGCACCGCGCCGCCGACGGCTCCCTACTCTATTTTGTGCGCCGCTTCGACCGCACCGGCAAGGCCGGCAGGGTGCACACGGAAGACCTGGCCCAGGTGGCGGGAGTAACCCCGGACCGCAAATTTGGCTTCCCCCTGGAGGAGGTGGCGCGCCTGCTCGAGCGCCATGCCTCCTTCCCCATGGTGGACAAATGGAAGCTTTTCCGGCGTGTGCTCTTCGCCTGGCTGACGGGTAACGAGGAGATGCACCTGAAGGACCTCTCGCTGATTCACCAGGGCAATGTTGTGGCGCTCTCCCCCGCCTACGACCTGGTGAACACCGCCATCGTACGCAAAAACCCGGACGGGGAGATGGCCCTCAGTCTGGACGGCCGACGCGAAGGCATGAACCGGGAGCTCTTATTCGGGTACTTTGGCCGAGAGTGCCTGGAACTCACCCGCGAGGCGATGGACCGGGTGGCCAACGATCTGAGCAAGGCCCTCCCCCGCTGGAACCGCCTCATCGGCCGCAGCTTCCTGGACGACCGTCGCAAGTCGGACTACCGCAATCTTATTGCCAAGCGCCGGGAAGTGCTGGGCTGGTAGGCGGACCGGTGGAGATCCCGCCTGGCCTCATCCCTCCCTGCCGCTGCCCCGCAGCCGCGCCGAAAGCAGGCCCGCGGCCACTACGATGGCGCTGCCCGCCAGGGTGTAGAGGGGCCAGGCGATGGCAAGGGGATCGCCCGGAAGCAGGCTGTGGATGGGACCCTCCACCATAAAAAGCAGGGCCGTCAGTCCCACGAAGAATCCGGTCAGGGCGTCGCGGCTGTCCGGCCGTCGGGAGAGACGTCCCAGCAGGAAAGCCCCCAGGAGTCCACCGTAGGTATAGGAGGCAATGCCCAGGCCCAGCTCCACCACCGCGGGGCGTTCGCCCTCCTGCAGCTGCAGCACGGCGAAAAAGAAGGCCGATGCCGTCAGGATGAACGCCCAAACCACCGTGATCAGGCGCGATACGCGCAGGTCCTCTGCCTGGCTGTTTCCGCGGCCGAAATAGGGCTTGTAGAAGTCCAATGTCGTAGCCGAGGCCAGGGAGTTGAGCGAGGAACTCAGGCTGCTCATGGCAGCGGCGACAAGGGCGGCTACGATGAGGCCGGTCAGCCCGGCCGGAAGTTCCTCGACAATAAAACGGGCAAAGATCTCGTCGGTGGTCGCCAGTCCCATGGCCTCCGCCGAAGCGCCCCCGTAGAAGGCGTAGAGCAGCAGACCGATGCCCAGGAAGAGGGCGAACTGCAGGGCCACCACCACGCCGCTCCATACCAGGGCGCGCTGCCCGTCGCGCACATTGCGGGTGGTCAGCAGCCGCTGTACGATGAGCTGATCGGTACCGTGGGAGGCCACCGAAAAAACGGCGCCCCCGATCAGGGCGGTGAAGAAGGTGTAGGGCTGTGCGATGAATTCCTCAAAGGCCATATCCAGGCCGAAATCGAAAACCTGGGTCTTGCCTGCCCCGGCTGCCAGCTCCCAGGCCCCGGCCACTCCGCCCTCGATGCCCCCGGCCATGACCGCGGCGGCCAGCAGCGCGCCGCCAATGTAGACGCCCATCTGCATGACGTCCATCCAGACCACCGCCTTGATGCCGCCGACCAGCGTATAGACCAGGGTGATCACGGAGATGGCCGCGATGGCCAGCAGGTAGAGCTCCAGGTCGCCCCAGCCGGCGAAGGCGCCGCCCAGGCGCAGGATAATGGCCAGTGGAATGGCGGTTGCAAACAGGCGCACGCCGTCGGCCAGCAGGCGCGTCACCATAAAGGTGGAGGAGGCGGCGTTGCGCATGCCCGCCCCAAAACGCTGCTGGAGGAACTGGTAGGCGGTGGCCATGTTGCCCTCATAGTAGCGCGGCAGGAAGAGGGCGCTGACCACGATGCGTCCGGCGATGTAGCCCAGGGTGATCTGCAGAAAGGTGAGGGTGCCCCCGTAGGAGACGGCCGGAATACTGATGAAGGTAAGGGTGCTGGTTTCGGTAGCCACTACCGAAAAGAGGACGGCCCACCAGGGAATGTCACGTCCCCCCATGAAATAGTCTGCCGTGGAGGTCTGACGGCCTGCAATCCAGGTGCCCAGCAGGGCGGCGCCCGCCAGGTAGACGACGATGACAACCAGGTCGAGGAGGGTAAATCCCATAACGGTCAGAATTCCTGTGTGTGCAGCCAGTCCAGGAAGGCCTGCAGGGCGCGTCCCCGGTGACTGATGCGGTTCTTTTCACCCGCCTCCAGTTCGGCAAAGGTTTCCCTGTAGCCCTCCGGCCGGAAGACCGGGTCATAGCCGAAGCCCTTCTCCCCGCGGCGCTCCTCCAGGATGGCGCCCCGGCAGACCCCTTCAAAGGTGTGGGTGCTGCTGGGATGCACAAAGGCGACCACCGTACGGAACTGCGCGCCGCGGTCGTCCTGTGCCACTCCGGCCAGCTCCTCCAGCAGCTTGGTTACGTTGTCCTCGTCGCGGGCGTCCTGCCCGGCGTAGCGGGCCGAGTAGACGCCCGGTCGCCCGTCGAGGGCATCCACCTCCAGGCCGGTGTCGTCGGCCAGGGCAGGCAGCCCCGTCTCCCCGTGCACATAGCGGGCTTTCTTGAGGGCGTTGCCCTCCAGGGTGGGACGGTCTTCCTCCACCTCGCCCAGTCCCTCAAAGTCCGATGCCGGACGCAGCCGGATGCCCAGCGGCTTCAGCAGCTCGCGCAGTTCGGCGATCTTGTGCTCGTTGCGGGAGGCGAGGACGATGGTGTCCATGAGATTCAGGCCAGCTGGGTGTGATCGGGAATGCGACTCAGCTCCATGAACTCGCGGTAGCGTCCGTAGATCTCGTCCTGTGAAAGTTCGCGCAGACGCAGAGTGCCGAACTGCTCCACGCAGAAACTGGCCATGACCGATCCGAAGGTGACCGCGCGTCGCAGGTTGGTGGGCGAGAGGTCGTCGGTGTAGCCCAGCCAGCCTATAAGTCCCCCGAGAAAGGTGTCGCCGGCGCCCGTGGGATCAAATATGTCGACCACCGGGTAGGCGGGGGCGGAAAAAAATTCGTCCTCCGTGTAGAGCAGGGCGCCGTGCTCGCCCTTCTTGATAATAAGGCTGCTGGGTCCCATCTCCAGGATCTGCCCGGCCGCCTTGTTGAGGTTGGGCTCCTCGGTGAGCTCGCGCACCTCCGAGTCGTTGATCACCAGCATGTCAATGCGCGCAATGGTCTCGCGCAACTCTTCGGGCGCGCCCTCGATCCAGAAATTCATGGTGTCCATGATCACAAAATCGGGACTGTTGACCTGGTCGAGCACCTTGCCCTGCAGATCCGGCTGGATGTTGCCCAGGGCGACGAAGCGGGAGTCGCGGTAGGAGCCGGGGATTACCGGGTCGAAGTGTTCAAAGACGTTGAGCTGGGTGTCCAGGGTGTCGCGGGTGTTCAGATCGTAGTGGTATCGTCCCTTCCAGAAAAAAGTTTTCCCGGAGTTGTCCACCTGCAGCCCCTCCAGATCGATTTCGCGGTTACGCAGAAGATCCATGTCCTCCTCAGCGAAATCGCGTCCCACCACGCCCACCAGATTTACGGGATCGGTGAAATAGCTGGCGGCAAGCGAGATGTAGGTAGCCGAACCGCCCAGGGTGCGGTCTACCTTTCCAAAGGGCGTTTCCAGTCCGTCGTATGCCACGGATCCAACGACAAGCGTGCTCATGTACCTACCTTTTCTTGAGATTTTCGATGCGGCCTAAAGGTAACAAAATTTATGTATATTCCTGCCCCCGCGCCCCGGGAACCGCCTCAAATCCGGGCCGGATGACGCTCATACCCGACCACAGCGAGCCGACGTGACCCCCCACGATTTCATCGCTTTCCTGCAGGAACGCCTCGAGGAAAATCTCCCTGGGAAAACCTCCCAGGTGCGCATGGCGCCGGAACCGGTCGGGGAGGCGCCCGGCCGC includes the following:
- a CDS encoding zinc-dependent alcohol dehydrogenase family protein, translated to MKAMVLHAPGEPLRLQELPRPTPGEDELLLRVQACGVCRTDLHILDGELKEPSLPLVPGHQIVGVVEEAGAGVEGFREGDRVGVPWLGGTCGSCEYCRAGKENLCDDARFTGYDRNGGFAEYTVADHRFCFPVPESYDANQAAPLLCAGLIGYRALRMAGEGKRIGLYGYGSSAHILTQVILHQGREAYAFTRPGDKQGQLFALERGVTWAGGSETLPPQPLDAAIIFAPVGPLVPQTLRSVKKGGRVICAGIHMSDIPSFPYRLLWEERSIQSVANLTTRDGEEFMKLAPEIPIKSRVTSYPLKQANEALEDLREGNFEGSAVLSISDG
- a CDS encoding PfkB family carbohydrate kinase; this translates as MSTLVVGSVAYDGLETPFGKVDRTLGGSATYISLAASYFTDPVNLVGVVGRDFAEEDMDLLRNREIDLEGLQVDNSGKTFFWKGRYHYDLNTRDTLDTQLNVFEHFDPVIPGSYRDSRFVALGNIQPDLQGKVLDQVNSPDFVIMDTMNFWIEGAPEELRETIARIDMLVINDSEVRELTEEPNLNKAAGQILEMGPSSLIIKKGEHGALLYTEDEFFSAPAYPVVDIFDPTGAGDTFLGGLIGWLGYTDDLSPTNLRRAVTFGSVMASFCVEQFGTLRLRELSQDEIYGRYREFMELSRIPDHTQLA
- a CDS encoding CHRD domain-containing protein, whose translation is MANKPIQKTTLAVLVLSLVGFLLPVSAGAQQSHELRLTGDKTVPPVGTGAYGKLIVRFADDTLTVSGSFESLTGQYHSAGIFVGPEDERGNRLFLLTVDLNEEKTGGEFLAEKNKFHLNEPQKMWLAEGEFYISISSYEHVNGEIRAQLPAMGSGSIP
- a CDS encoding type II toxin-antitoxin system Y4mF family antitoxin, whose amino-acid sequence is MSKLGAHIRWHRSRSGLTQAELADLAGVGKTAVFDIEHGKSTVQLDTLHRICRALNMTLRLESPLMDQCRKEVERA
- a CDS encoding sodium:solute symporter, whose translation is MGFTLLDLVVIVVYLAGAALLGTWIAGRQTSTADYFMGGRDIPWWAVLFSVVATETSTLTFISIPAVSYGGTLTFLQITLGYIAGRIVVSALFLPRYYEGNMATAYQFLQQRFGAGMRNAASSTFMVTRLLADGVRLFATAIPLAIILRLGGAFAGWGDLELYLLAIAAISVITLVYTLVGGIKAVVWMDVMQMGVYIGGALLAAAVMAGGIEGGVAGAWELAAGAGKTQVFDFGLDMAFEEFIAQPYTFFTALIGGAVFSVASHGTDQLIVQRLLTTRNVRDGQRALVWSGVVVALQFALFLGIGLLLYAFYGGASAEAMGLATTDEIFARFIVEELPAGLTGLIVAALVAAAMSSLSSSLNSLASATTLDFYKPYFGRGNSQAEDLRVSRLITVVWAFILTASAFFFAVLQLQEGERPAVVELGLGIASYTYGGLLGAFLLGRLSRRPDSRDALTGFFVGLTALLFMVEGPIHSLLPGDPLAIAWPLYTLAGSAIVVAAGLLSARLRGSGREG
- a CDS encoding HipA N-terminal domain-containing protein, encoding MRKALVQLHGRPAGHLTQEDGDVFAFAYAEDYDGPPVSLTLPVDGGPWRWEHFPDVFEGMLPEGVNRESARRDHNLEEDDLFGLLLAVGGDTAGALQVYPAMEETPEAGDHP
- the rdgB gene encoding RdgB/HAM1 family non-canonical purine NTP pyrophosphatase, which translates into the protein MDTIVLASRNEHKIAELRELLKPLGIRLRPASDFEGLGEVEEDRPTLEGNALKKARYVHGETGLPALADDTGLEVDALDGRPGVYSARYAGQDARDEDNVTKLLEELAGVAQDDRGAQFRTVVAFVHPSSTHTFEGVCRGAILEERRGEKGFGYDPVFRPEGYRETFAELEAGEKNRISHRGRALQAFLDWLHTQEF
- a CDS encoding HipA domain-containing protein, with protein sequence MSRCLITYEEISGDGDYSSTGLGRLNPALKELRPLPLDHREQLREARDRAAVMALPGLQRKMSARLSLKERRFLPVRSHGIYLLKPSLLEFEQVPENEDLTMRLAGLAGIEVPLHGLHRAADGSLLYFVRRFDRTGKAGRVHTEDLAQVAGVTPDRKFGFPLEEVARLLERHASFPMVDKWKLFRRVLFAWLTGNEEMHLKDLSLIHQGNVVALSPAYDLVNTAIVRKNPDGEMALSLDGRREGMNRELLFGYFGRECLELTREAMDRVANDLSKALPRWNRLIGRSFLDDRRKSDYRNLIAKRREVLGW